The sequence TTTTTCAATAAAATTTACGATTTCAGTAAGCCTGAGGAACCTTCAGAATAATCTCTAGGTTGATCTTCTTCTGTTTTTTCTGTTTTGACAGAGAGCTGAGCTTGTTGGAAAAACTCGATTTTAGCTGTTTCCGGTAATAATTGTTCTGAACTTTGCGCTAAATGAGCATAAAGTTTTTTATAGTCTGTTGCTAAGGTTGAAAGCAGTTGAGCAGATTGTTCAAAATGTTGCTCCAATTTCTGTTTTTGCTCTTCTACAACGGTTTTGGTTTGTTTGAGTTGCTGTTCTAAATCATGCTGTTTTTTTACACCACTATGGAATACTCGAACCATAGTGCAACCGATTACAGCTCCCACAATAAATGCTGCACCGATAGCAGCCCAAACATCAAGCGTCCATTGTTCCATTATAAACTCCTTATGTGAAGTGAATTAATTTACGCTATTTTTAACATTTCATTTTTTGTTTGGAAAGCTCCAAATGATTAAAATGTGATATAGATTCAATTTTTCGGAAGAAGTATAAAAAATATTAGATTTTTGCCTTAATTATCTGTATAATTCTGCCACCCTGTTTTATTTGGATTTTCCCGCCAAATAAGTTTGGTCAGAATTGACTCGAAGGGGTTGAATTCTTACCGTCATATAGGTAATTCCTTTAGAGGAATTGGGTTATAAACTTTAAATATTGGTATTTAATTAATGAAAACTTTTGTAGCAAAACCAGAAACAGTTAAACGTGACTGGTATGTAGTAGATGCGACAGGTAAAACTTTAGGTCGTTTAGCTACTGAATTAGCACGTCGCTTACGCGGTAAACATAAAGCTGAATATACTCCACACGTAGATACAGGTGATTACATCATCGTTATCAATGCGGAGAAAGTAGCAGTAACAGGCAAAAAAGAAACTGATAAAATCTACTACTGGCACACTGGCTACGTAGGTGGTATCAAAGATGCAACCTTCAAAGAAATGATTGCACGTCGTCCAGAAGCAGTGATCGAGATCGCAGTTAAAGGTATGTTACCTAAAGGTCCTTTAGGTCGTGAAATGTTCCGTAAATTAAAAGTTTACGCAGGTAACGAACATAACCACGCTGCACAACAACCACAAGTTTTAGACATCTAATCACGGAGCAGAAAAATGACAGCAGCAAATCAAAACTACGGCACAGGTCGCCGCAAAAGCTCTTCAGCTCGTGTATTTATCAAACCGGGCAGTGGTAATATCACCATCAACCAACGTTCTTTAGAAGTTTACTTCGGTCGTGAAACTTCACGTATGATCGTACGTCAACCGTTAGAATTAGTTGAGTTAACAGATAAATTAGATTTATACATCACTGTAACCGGTGGTGGTATTTCTGGTCAAGCAGGTGCGATCCGCCATGGTATCACACGTGCATTAATGGAATACGATGAGACTTTACGTCCAGCGTTACGTGCAGCGGGCTTTGTTACTCGTGATGCTCGTCGTGTTGAACGTAAAAAAGTGGGTTTACACAAAGCACGTCGTCGTCCACAATACTCAAAACGTTAATTTTATTTTCGTTTTCAAAAGGCAGGGTTTCCTGCCTTTTATCTTTTAAATCCTTTCTTTTTGTTTTTCCTTTAAATTAATCCATTCATATTTTCTATAGCAGAAATGCAAACTTCTTATATTATATGCACCAATAAAAAAGGCTACATTTTGAGGCATTTGCAAAAAATCCTCAAAATATAACCGCTTGTACTTATTTGCTTAAGACTTTTTATGTGCCTTATTTCTCAATAAATTGATTGCTTTGCTGAATCATCTGTAGGAATAAAGCAAGTGGTGGACGACTGTCCTTTTCATGTTGACCCTGTTTATTAAAGTGTTTAAACTGACCTTTGCGGTCGATTTGATATTGTTCTCCATCGGTCGTAATAGCAACATTCCACCGGTGATTTGAGGCAGAAACCCAAATACGTTGATTTTTCGAAGTTAAATCTATCCCTTGTGCATAATCACTTAATGGATTTTGTACCCCAAAGAATTGATGAAGTAAGGTTGGCATAATATCAAGATGGCTGGAAAGGAAATTATATTCCTTACCCTCACCTTGCCAATAGAACATCATTGGTACATGGATATTTTTGCTGTCAAAGCTATTTTCACTTTCAAGGCTATTAGCAATATCAGAGGTGATAATTACCAGTGTATTCGCTAATATGGCATTTTTTGATAAATATTGCCAAATTTCATCGAATTGCCAATCCAATAATTTATATTGTTCTTGCTGAGTGTTTGCATGAGGCATACTTAAATCCAAATAGCTGAAAAACGGATTATCTAATGAACGGCTTGAGATCCAGTTTTTCCATTGAGAAATAGTGCTTGCATTGCTATGCGCTGTTGGTAGTAAAATACCGGCAAATATAGCTTGATGGTAGATAGGGTCAGCAAATCCATTATGAGAGAATAGCCCTAATTGGTAGTTAGCTTTTCTTGTCATTTGAATTAACGGAGAAGAGGTTTTATCTGCCAGTACGGCATCTAAATATTGGCCACTTAAGCTATAAAATAGACCTAACCTACCTGCAGAGGCATTTTCGCCACTACTATAATGTTGCATAAAACGGTGAGAATGTTTACTGATTTCAGTTAATTTAGGCATATCTTCAGCATTAATTGAAGTATTGGATAAGCCTGAGAGATTAATCAATAAAATATTTGTGTTAGGCTGTTTGGTTAATACTAATGGATTTTTCGGGTAGTTAAGGTAGAAAGTGTCTAAACGTCCACTTTCTTTAAGTGCTTGATTAAATTCCTCTTTATCAATTAAACCATGCTTTTCTAAAAAATTACGGGCTGTCATTGGGTAAGATAACGGATAGTTGGCCCTCTGTGCAGTGATCGGGCGATAAGCACTCATATCTGCCCAAGCATAAATTAGATGAGTTGCGGTAAAGCAGGTTAAGAAAAAGATGGCAACATATTTTCCCCATTTTTGGCGGCTAAAGCTGCGTAGTTTTTGCCAACACCAACGAGAATAAAGCATTTCCGCTAATAAAATAAGTGGCATTGGGACAAAAAGGAGTTGCCATTTGCGTGTTAGTTCACCCTCTTCCGGATTGACTAACAGATCCCAGACAAGTGGTGATAAATGTAGATAAAATTGCTTAAAGACCTCAGTATCTACTAATAATATAGTTTGCCCGATGGTGGCAAGAATCACCGAAAGCCCTCGGTAGGTTCGATCATTTTTAATTAAAAAGCTTAGTGGAAAGAGGAGCATTAAAAAGGCTGAGAATACCACAAAGCTAAAATGACCAAACAGGCTGGTGAAAAAATAAAGCTTGCCAATTAAGGTATTAGGCCAGTCTGCGTTGAATGCATAACGCGATGAAATTAATAACGCCATAACGATATTAAAGAGCGTAAACCAATGACCCCAAGTAATACGTTGTGAGGTTTCTTCCCGATATTGTCGGGAGTTGGTTGGCAATAAAGCATTTAGGCGTGGAAAGATCATGTTATTTGGTTTTTAGTGATTGCTTTAAGGCGTTTGAAAATGCGTCTGCTAAGGCTTCACGTTGGGGCGGACTTTGAATATTTTCACATAAAATGTTAGTTACCATATTTCCTAATGCCATTAGTACTAAATCGACTGGAGCTTTGTGCTTTTCAACAGTAATAATTAAATCTGCTAGTAGATTATCAAATTGTTTGGTGTGGTATTTTGATTTTGTTGCCATATCTAAATAAAAATTGAGTCGTTAATTAGATAGATAGTAGCATAAAAATCATTAGAAAGTAGAGTTAGTCTTGTTTGTTTGAATGAAATTTGCAAAATTTTATAAAAATTCACCCGCTTGTGCAGTGAATTTAGCTTTTGGCAAGCAATTTATTCTCATTTTTTCACTCTTTTTTCTTTCCTTTTTTATAAAAAAAGCTAAAATGAACGCTCGTTCATTATGAGCTGGGAGATGAAATGTCTAGACGAATTGAGCCGAAAGAAGAGATGGTTAATCGAATCTTATCGGCAACTGAAGTCCTTATTGTAAGAGAAGGACTTCAGAATCTTTCAATGCGTAATATTGCTAAAGAAGCTGGTATTGCTTCAGGCACCTTATACCTTTATTTTAAAACTAAAGATGATTTACTGCATTCTTTAACAGGTCAATTTTTTGATCGTTATTGTCGCAAAATGGACTTAGTATTTAATCCTAAGCTTGATTTGTTTGAACAGTATAAGTTAGCGGTTCGCAGAAAATGGGCCTTTTTATTAGACAACTTAGAATTGGCTCATCAATGGAAAGCTATTTTAGGTTTTGACGAGCTTGTTCGAAATGAAATCAATAATAAGAAATCATTTTGGAATGAATTTGCAACGGAATGTAAAAAGCAAAAAATTGTTGCTGATTTACCCAATGAGCTACTGTATTCATTAAGTATCGGCACTATAGTCGATATTCTTTATTTACAACGCTTTAATAGTACGTTGCATTTTGAAGAGTATTTGGATGAAATCATTCTACGTACTTGGAAAGCAATCACATTTTAAATTTATTCTATGGAGAATATATGACAACTGAAACACAGAAGCCCGGAAAAGGCAGAAAGTTTTTAATTGTACTTACGTTGTTAATCGTATTGATTGTGTTTGCAGCAATCGTGGGATTACAAAAGATTGGAGCAATGAAAAAAGAGGAGGCTGCAGCTAATATGCCTGAGGCAGTTAGTGAGGTAACTGTTATGCAGGTAACTACGCAAGAATGGACGCCAGCTATAGCTGCAGTGGGTTATATTCGTCCTAATCAAGGCGCTATGCTAAGTGCTGAAGCATCTGGAGTTGTAAGCCGAGTGTTAGTTACATCCGGACAAAGGGTGAAAAAAGGCGATCTTTTAGTTGAATTTGATAGTAGTGTTGAAATGGCTAATTTAAAGGCTTCAGAAGCTCAATTATCTACGTCCAAAGCAAATTATGATCGATATCGTAACTTAATTGCATCAAATAGTGCGTCAAAAGCAGAATTTGATAATGCTCAGTCTGCTTATAATCAACTATTGGCAAATATTGAATCATTACGTGCAACGATTAAGCGCCGTCAAATTTATGCACCATTTAGTGGAGTGGCGGGTATCGTAAATGTAAATGTGGGTCAATACATTACCATGGGAACAGAGATTGTACGTGTTGAAGATCAATCTTCAATGAAAGTACGTTTTACTTTACCTCAGACTAATTTAGAGCAAATTTCTATCGGTCAAAAGGTTACCGCTGTAATTGATGCATTACCTGCACAAACATTCCCAGCAAGAATCGTTGCAATTGATCCGGCAGTCGATCGTTTAACCGGTTTAATCAATGTAGAAGCAATAATTGAAGAAGGGCAAGAAAAACTGTTTTCAGGAATGTTTGCTCGTCTCAATGTAGCATTGCCAACTCAAAAAGGTCAGGTAGTTGTGCCTCAAATTGCCGTTGCTTATACAATGTATGGGGAAACTGTCTATGTGCTACAACCTTTATCTGAAGAAGATAAAGAAATGGTTAATAAAATGGCAGCACAAAATCCAAGTTTAGATGTGAATAAAATGTACCGTGCAAAACAAGTAGAAGTGAAAACGGCTGATCGTAAAGGAAACTATGCACAATTAACTAAAGGCGTAAAAGCAGGAGATTTAATTGTTACAGGCGGTCTGCAACGTTTAAATAATAATTCGCTTGTAAAAGTCTCAGATGCTGAAGCTATTGGTGTGACGACACCGGCAAAAAACAGCAAATTATAATGAGGTGAGTTAAGTGAAATTTACTGACATCTTTATTAAACGTCCTGTTTTGGCAGTTTGTATCAGCTTATTGATTACTATCTTAGGCTTACAAGCGATTGAAAAATTACAGGTGCGTGAATATCCGGAGATGACCGTTTCTATTGTAACGGTAAGTGTTAACTATTCGGGTGCTGATGCAAGTCTAATGCAAGCACTTGTTACCTCACAGTTAGAAGAAGCAGTTGCTCAAGCAGATAATATCGACTATATGACTTCATCCAGCTCACCGAGTACGACTACAGTGACGGCAAAAATGAAGTTAAATACTGACCCGAATGCGGCACTTTCTGATATTTCGGCAAAAGTAAATGCAGTGCGCTCAAACTTACCGAGAGGTATTGATGACCCTTCTATCAGCGTTTCGACCGGTTCGAATGATGCATTAATGTATATTCGATTTGTGTCCGATGAATTAAATACGGCACAAGTAACCGATTATCTAAACCGTGTGGTTAAACCGCAATTCTTTACCGTAAATGGGGTATCAAGTGTTGATGTATATGGTTCAACCTTTGGTTTACGGATTTGGCTAGATCCGGACAAAATGGCGAGCAATAAGTTATCAGGCTCTGCAGTATTATCGGCATTAAGTGCCAATAACTTACAAACTGCAGCGGGAAATGCTAACGGTTATTATACAGTTTATAAAAATAAAGTTTTATCAACCACGCCTTCTGTTCAAGAATTAGAACAAATTACCGTTTCAACGACACCAGATGGTAGAACGATTAAACTTAAAGATATTGCCACTGTAGAGTTAGATAAATCAAACGATATAGCTCGTGCAACAGTAAGTGGTAAAGAAGCGGTAGTTTTAGCCGTTTCAGTTGCAGCCACTGCAAACTCGCTTACAGTTGCAAAAGATATTTACCCAATGTTTGAACAGGTAGTAAAAAACTTACCAGATAGCATTCAAGGGGATATCGTTTATGATAAAACGATTGCGATTGATAGCTCAATCAATGAAGTTATTCGTACTATTTTAGAAGCGACAGTTATCGTATTAGTGGTGATTATCCTATTCTTAGGCTCGCTTCGTGCAATGATTGTGCCGGTTATTACCATTCCGATTTCACTTATCGGGGCATTATTCTTGCTTCAAATGTTCGGTTTCTCAATCAATTTACTAACTTTACTTGCGTTAGTATTAGCGATTGGTCTAGTAGTAGATGATGCGATCGTAGTTCTTGAAAACGTAGAACGCCACGTTAAAGAAGGTAAAACCCCATTTGATGCAGCAATTATTGGTACACGTGAAATTGCCTTACCGGTAATTTCAATGACAATTACCTTAGCTGCAGTATATTCTCCAATGGCATTAATGACAGGGGTAACAGGCACTCTTTTCAAAGAGTTTGCTTTAACTCTTGCAGGTGCGGTATTTATTTCAGGAATTGCAGCTCTTACGCTTTCACCAATGATGTCTAGCCGAGTGTTAAAAGAGCATAAAGAAGGTGAAGAAACACGCTTTGCACGTTTTGTTCATCGCTCTTTAGACAAAATGACAAGCTGCTACACCAATATGTTAAGTGCGGTAATGTCAGTGCGTGGTTTTATGCTGTTCTTTGCTGTGTTGATTTTTGCAAGTCTACCGCTCCTATTTACCTCACTTTCAAGTGAAGTTGCACCAACAGAAGATCGTGGCTTTGTGGTGGGGATTTCAAAAGGTCCATCTAACACGAACTTGGATTATACAGAGGCAGCATTAGCCCCGTTTAATGAGGAATTATCTAAAATTTCTGAAGTGTCATCAGTAATGACCGTATCAGGCATTGGTGGTGGTAATAGTGCATTATCGATCATTGCTTTGAAAGATTGGAATGACCGTACGCGTGAGCGTGCAGAAATTTCAAACGAAATTGCAGCTCTGGGTAAAAAAGTGGTTGCAATGGATGTAAATGCCATTGCTTTCCCGGAAATTTCAACCGGCGAAAACGGCTTACCATTTTCACTTGTAATTACAACCGCTGATAGCTATGAAAAATTAGCTATTGTAGCCTCTGAATTCTTGAAAAAAGCACAAGCTTCAGGGCAGTTCTTCTTCGCAAATCTGGATTTAAAATTTGACACGGCAACCATGAATATGAAATTTGACCGTGAAAAAATGGGCGCTTATGGCGTAACGATGCAGCAAGTAAGTGGCACATTAGGGGCATTCTTATCAGGTGCGATTATTACCCGTGTTGATATTGACTCTCGTGCTTACCCAATTGTATCGCAAGCAGTGCGTAATGACCGTTTAAATCCGGAAGACTTAATGAACTACTTTGTTACGACTGCGAGTGGTGAGTCGATTCCATTAGGTTCATTTGTAACAATGGAATTAACAACGTCTCCTTCAAGCTTACCACGTATGAGCCAATTAAATTCAGCTACTATCGGTGGTGTGGTATCTGGTTCAATTGGTGATGCAGTGAACTGGGCAAAAGCAGAATTAGATCGCACGTTGCCAACGGGTTATCAATATGACTTTAGAGGTGAGTCTCGTCAATTTATTCAAGAAGGTAACGCAATGGCAATGACATTTGCCTTAGCGGTTGTGATTATCTACATTGTACTTGCGATTCAGTTTGAATCTTGGCGTGATCCACTTGTTATTTTGGTTTCTGTGCCATTAGCAGTAAGTGGTGCATTACTAGTCATGAATATTCCATCTGCGATGAAAGGTTTATTTATGGGTATTGCAGCAGGAACGGGTTCAAAAGATATGATGGCATTTGCCAATAGTATTTGGACTGCCGGCTATACTTTAAATATTTACTCGCAAGTAGGCTTGATAACATTGGTTGGCTTAATTACCAAACATGGTATTTTAATGTGCGAAGTAGCAAAAGAAGAGCAATTACTCCATGGTAAATCACGCTATGAAGCTATTTTCCACGCGGCGACTATTCGTTTACGCCCAATTATGATGACAACCGCTGCTATGATTGCCGGTTTGATTCCATTACTCTTTGCAGTAGGGGCAGGTGCAATTGCCCGCTTTAGTATGGGAATGGTCATTGTTGCAGGACTTGCAATTGGTACACTCTTTACCTTATTCGTGTTACCTGTTATATACACTTTCTTAGGACAAGAGCATAAACCATTACGTGAGTTTGATGAGGGAAAATATCTCCCAACAACAAAACAAGCATAAAGTAGCTATAGATATTGACGAAAAGGGCGTAGCAATACGCCTTTTTTATTGATGAACAAGCGGTTAAAAATGTCTGGTTTTTTGCAAAATAAATATAATATTTAACTGCTTGTTCGTGTTTTGTTTATGTACGTAAACGTTTGCCTATTTACAATATCGGTATTCATCTGTATAATCCGCTCGCAATTTTCCAATACGGTTTTTTATTTTAATCACTTTTTAAAGGAATAATTGCAATGCTACGTATCAAACAAGAAGCTCTCACTTTTGATGATGTTCTTCTCGTCCCTGCACATTCAACTGTGCTTCCAAATACCGCAGATCTTTCAACTCAACTAACTAAAACAATCCGTTTAAATATTCCGATGCTTTCAGCTGCTATGGATACCGTTACTGAAACTAAGCTAGCGATTTCCCTTGCTCAAGAAGGTGGTATCGGCTTTATCCACAAAAATATGTCGATTGAGCGCCAAGCTGATCGTGTGCGTAAAGTGAAAAAATTTGAAAGCGGCATTGTGTCTGAACCTGTAACCGTTTCTCCAAATATTACGCTTGCAGAATTAGCCAAGCTCGTGAAGCAAAATGGCTTTGCAGGTTATCCTGTGGTAGATGAAAACCAAAATTTAGTGGGTATTATCACCGGTCGTGACACTCGCTTTGTGAGCGATTTAAGCAAAACCGTGCGTGAATTTATGACCCCAAAAGAGCGTTTGGTGACGGTGAAAGAGGGGGCAAGCCGTGATGAAATTTTCCACTTAATGCACGAACACCGTGTAGAAAAAGTGTTAGTGGTGAATGATGAATTTAAATTAAAAGGGATGATCACCTTAAAAGATTATCAAAAAGCAGAAAGCAAACCAAACGCCTGCAAAGATGAATTTGGTCGCTTGCGTGTTGGGGCGGCGGTAGGGGCCGGCCCGGGCAATGAAGAGCGTATTGATGCGTTAGTAAAAGCAGGTGTAGATGTGTTGTTAATCGATTCATCACATGGTCACTCAGAAGGTGTTTTACAACGTGTGCGTGAAACCCGTGCAAAATATCCAAATTTACCGATTGTGGCGGGTAACGTAGCAACGGCTGAAGGGGCGATTGCCTTAGCGGATGCCGGTGCAAGTGCGGTGAAAGTGGGGATCGGCCCGGGCTCAATTTGTACCACCCGTATTGTAACAGGTGTCGGCGTACCACAAATTACCGCGATTGCTGATGCAGCAGCGGCATTAAAAGAGCGTGGAATCCCTGTGATTGCTGACGGTGGTATTCGTTACTCAGGCGATATTTCTAAAGCGATTGCAGCCGGTGCAAGTTGTGTGATGGTGGGCTCAATGTTTGCCGGCACGGAAGAAGCACCGGGTGAAATTGAGCTTTACCAAGGCAGAGCATTTAAATCTTACCGTGGAATGGGTTCATTAGGTGCAATGAGCAAAGGCTCGTCAGACCGCTATTTCCAATCTGACAACGCCGCCGATAAATTAGTACCGGAAGGCATAGAGGGTCGAATTCCATACAAAGGCTTATTAAAAGAAATTATCCATCAACAAATGGGCGGATTACGTTCTTGTATGGGCCTAACCGGCTGTGCGACCATTGAAGAATTACGTACTAAAGCCCAATTTGTACGTATTAGCGGTGCAGGTATTAAGGAATCGCATGTTCATGATGTCACTATTACTAAAGAAGCACCAAATTATCGTATGGGGTAATAATGTAAAAGGGCGAAAAATTTTTCGCCCCTACAAACTTTTAAATTGCAAATTTTTGCTAAAATTTAACCGCTTACAATAGCCAATGAGGATAATATATGCTCCAAGCCATTATTTTTGATATGGACGGTGTGATTGTTGATACCGAATATCTTGAGTTTTCTCTACAAAAGCAGTTTATTGAAGAGATCAAAGAACACGATCGCCCGATTACTTTGGAACAGCAATCAGAGGTAGTCGGAAAATGTTTAAAAGAAATCCCGGTGATTGTGCAAAAATTAAGTGAATCGAGCTTACCGATTGAAGAAATCCGCAGTCGTTACTATGCCTTTTTCCAAAATTTATTTAGCACAGTAGATTTCCGTACCATTTTCCGTGCCGATATTCAAAAGATCATCAACTTCTCCAAGCAAAATAATATCAAATTA comes from Mannheimia granulomatis and encodes:
- a CDS encoding efflux RND transporter periplasmic adaptor subunit, yielding MTTETQKPGKGRKFLIVLTLLIVLIVFAAIVGLQKIGAMKKEEAAANMPEAVSEVTVMQVTTQEWTPAIAAVGYIRPNQGAMLSAEASGVVSRVLVTSGQRVKKGDLLVEFDSSVEMANLKASEAQLSTSKANYDRYRNLIASNSASKAEFDNAQSAYNQLLANIESLRATIKRRQIYAPFSGVAGIVNVNVGQYITMGTEIVRVEDQSSMKVRFTLPQTNLEQISIGQKVTAVIDALPAQTFPARIVAIDPAVDRLTGLINVEAIIEEGQEKLFSGMFARLNVALPTQKGQVVVPQIAVAYTMYGETVYVLQPLSEEDKEMVNKMAAQNPSLDVNKMYRAKQVEVKTADRKGNYAQLTKGVKAGDLIVTGGLQRLNNNSLVKVSDAEAIGVTTPAKNSKL
- a CDS encoding TetR/AcrR family transcriptional regulator; this encodes MSRRIEPKEEMVNRILSATEVLIVREGLQNLSMRNIAKEAGIASGTLYLYFKTKDDLLHSLTGQFFDRYCRKMDLVFNPKLDLFEQYKLAVRRKWAFLLDNLELAHQWKAILGFDELVRNEINNKKSFWNEFATECKKQKIVADLPNELLYSLSIGTIVDILYLQRFNSTLHFEEYLDEIILRTWKAITF
- the rpsI gene encoding 30S ribosomal protein S9, with amino-acid sequence MTAANQNYGTGRRKSSSARVFIKPGSGNITINQRSLEVYFGRETSRMIVRQPLELVELTDKLDLYITVTGGGISGQAGAIRHGITRALMEYDETLRPALRAAGFVTRDARRVERKKVGLHKARRRPQYSKR
- a CDS encoding DUF1414 domain-containing protein, which translates into the protein MATKSKYHTKQFDNLLADLIITVEKHKAPVDLVLMALGNMVTNILCENIQSPPQREALADAFSNALKQSLKTK
- a CDS encoding YhcB family protein, whose amino-acid sequence is MEQWTLDVWAAIGAAFIVGAVIGCTMVRVFHSGVKKQHDLEQQLKQTKTVVEEQKQKLEQHFEQSAQLLSTLATDYKKLYAHLAQSSEQLLPETAKIEFFQQAQLSVKTEKTEEDQPRDYSEGSSGLLKS
- the rplM gene encoding 50S ribosomal protein L13 — translated: MKTFVAKPETVKRDWYVVDATGKTLGRLATELARRLRGKHKAEYTPHVDTGDYIIVINAEKVAVTGKKETDKIYYWHTGYVGGIKDATFKEMIARRPEAVIEIAVKGMLPKGPLGREMFRKLKVYAGNEHNHAAQQPQVLDI
- a CDS encoding efflux RND transporter permease subunit, producing MKFTDIFIKRPVLAVCISLLITILGLQAIEKLQVREYPEMTVSIVTVSVNYSGADASLMQALVTSQLEEAVAQADNIDYMTSSSSPSTTTVTAKMKLNTDPNAALSDISAKVNAVRSNLPRGIDDPSISVSTGSNDALMYIRFVSDELNTAQVTDYLNRVVKPQFFTVNGVSSVDVYGSTFGLRIWLDPDKMASNKLSGSAVLSALSANNLQTAAGNANGYYTVYKNKVLSTTPSVQELEQITVSTTPDGRTIKLKDIATVELDKSNDIARATVSGKEAVVLAVSVAATANSLTVAKDIYPMFEQVVKNLPDSIQGDIVYDKTIAIDSSINEVIRTILEATVIVLVVIILFLGSLRAMIVPVITIPISLIGALFLLQMFGFSINLLTLLALVLAIGLVVDDAIVVLENVERHVKEGKTPFDAAIIGTREIALPVISMTITLAAVYSPMALMTGVTGTLFKEFALTLAGAVFISGIAALTLSPMMSSRVLKEHKEGEETRFARFVHRSLDKMTSCYTNMLSAVMSVRGFMLFFAVLIFASLPLLFTSLSSEVAPTEDRGFVVGISKGPSNTNLDYTEAALAPFNEELSKISEVSSVMTVSGIGGGNSALSIIALKDWNDRTRERAEISNEIAALGKKVVAMDVNAIAFPEISTGENGLPFSLVITTADSYEKLAIVASEFLKKAQASGQFFFANLDLKFDTATMNMKFDREKMGAYGVTMQQVSGTLGAFLSGAIITRVDIDSRAYPIVSQAVRNDRLNPEDLMNYFVTTASGESIPLGSFVTMELTTSPSSLPRMSQLNSATIGGVVSGSIGDAVNWAKAELDRTLPTGYQYDFRGESRQFIQEGNAMAMTFALAVVIIYIVLAIQFESWRDPLVILVSVPLAVSGALLVMNIPSAMKGLFMGIAAGTGSKDMMAFANSIWTAGYTLNIYSQVGLITLVGLITKHGILMCEVAKEEQLLHGKSRYEAIFHAATIRLRPIMMTTAAMIAGLIPLLFAVGAGAIARFSMGMVIVAGLAIGTLFTLFVLPVIYTFLGQEHKPLREFDEGKYLPTTKQA
- the guaB gene encoding IMP dehydrogenase; translation: MLRIKQEALTFDDVLLVPAHSTVLPNTADLSTQLTKTIRLNIPMLSAAMDTVTETKLAISLAQEGGIGFIHKNMSIERQADRVRKVKKFESGIVSEPVTVSPNITLAELAKLVKQNGFAGYPVVDENQNLVGIITGRDTRFVSDLSKTVREFMTPKERLVTVKEGASRDEIFHLMHEHRVEKVLVVNDEFKLKGMITLKDYQKAESKPNACKDEFGRLRVGAAVGAGPGNEERIDALVKAGVDVLLIDSSHGHSEGVLQRVRETRAKYPNLPIVAGNVATAEGAIALADAGASAVKVGIGPGSICTTRIVTGVGVPQITAIADAAAALKERGIPVIADGGIRYSGDISKAIAAGASCVMVGSMFAGTEEAPGEIELYQGRAFKSYRGMGSLGAMSKGSSDRYFQSDNAADKLVPEGIEGRIPYKGLLKEIIHQQMGGLRSCMGLTGCATIEELRTKAQFVRISGAGIKESHVHDVTITKEAPNYRMG
- a CDS encoding HAD family hydrolase — protein: MLQAIIFDMDGVIVDTEYLEFSLQKQFIEEIKEHDRPITLEQQSEVVGKCLKEIPVIVQKLSESSLPIEEIRSRYYAFFQNLFSTVDFRTIFRADIQKIINFSKQNNIKLAVASSSAKSHIDNILTVCGIKDEFDFIVSGEQFEYSKPDPTIYRYTCEKLGVKPENAVAIEDSYYGMKSAKTAGLTVVGYEEKRMLIDQSLADYMGKDMNEILGILQKI
- a CDS encoding DUF3413 domain-containing protein, which gives rise to MIFPRLNALLPTNSRQYREETSQRITWGHWFTLFNIVMALLISSRYAFNADWPNTLIGKLYFFTSLFGHFSFVVFSAFLMLLFPLSFLIKNDRTYRGLSVILATIGQTILLVDTEVFKQFYLHLSPLVWDLLVNPEEGELTRKWQLLFVPMPLILLAEMLYSRWCWQKLRSFSRQKWGKYVAIFFLTCFTATHLIYAWADMSAYRPITAQRANYPLSYPMTARNFLEKHGLIDKEEFNQALKESGRLDTFYLNYPKNPLVLTKQPNTNILLINLSGLSNTSINAEDMPKLTEISKHSHRFMQHYSSGENASAGRLGLFYSLSGQYLDAVLADKTSSPLIQMTRKANYQLGLFSHNGFADPIYHQAIFAGILLPTAHSNASTISQWKNWISSRSLDNPFFSYLDLSMPHANTQQEQYKLLDWQFDEIWQYLSKNAILANTLVIITSDIANSLESENSFDSKNIHVPMMFYWQGEGKEYNFLSSHLDIMPTLLHQFFGVQNPLSDYAQGIDLTSKNQRIWVSASNHRWNVAITTDGEQYQIDRKGQFKHFNKQGQHEKDSRPPLALFLQMIQQSNQFIEK